From Woronichinia naegeliana WA131, the proteins below share one genomic window:
- the gshA gene encoding glutamate--cysteine ligase: protein MLLTKGVEIEIYTGTPQGEIIGLSDRIVRDLSGFVREPDSRNVEYTTAPFSNYERLLCAILRPRRQLREYLAKQGNYTLIPGSCLSLGGGDRFYRSDPQNPYHDYIEQTYGTKVVTASIHINIGIADLEQLIRACRLIRLEAPLYLALSASSPFFNGQVMGSHSTRWQVFPKTPAQVPLFTSHAHFVQWTEEQLVLGTMQNVRHLWASVRPNGDNRPYNLNRLELRICDLVTNPIALLAIIALLEARLMQMLADPSLDPLQQSQLSPTELLTLTDANEVAAAQHSLDATLLHWQDGHPLLARDWISELYETVYPLAKQQGFSCFLSPLKSILRQGNTAQQWLSQYEMGFSLNQILEQAILGLETEEASLEDYLCQAWGVV, encoded by the coding sequence GTGCTATTAACCAAAGGTGTTGAAATTGAAATTTACACAGGGACTCCTCAAGGAGAAATCATCGGCCTATCAGATCGGATTGTGCGAGATTTAAGTGGATTTGTCAGAGAACCTGACAGCCGTAATGTGGAATATACCACCGCTCCCTTCAGTAACTATGAACGATTGCTCTGCGCGATTTTGCGGCCCCGTCGTCAATTGCGGGAATATTTAGCCAAGCAAGGGAACTATACTCTTATCCCTGGTAGTTGTTTGTCTCTCGGTGGCGGCGATCGCTTCTATCGTTCTGATCCCCAAAATCCCTACCATGATTATATTGAGCAAACCTACGGCACTAAAGTCGTGACAGCCAGCATTCACATTAATATTGGCATCGCTGACCTTGAACAATTAATACGAGCCTGTCGCCTTATTCGTCTAGAAGCTCCCCTCTATTTAGCCCTGAGTGCCTCCTCTCCTTTTTTCAACGGTCAGGTCATGGGTTCCCACTCCACCCGTTGGCAAGTTTTTCCGAAAACCCCTGCTCAAGTCCCACTTTTCACGAGTCATGCTCATTTTGTGCAATGGACAGAGGAACAGTTAGTCCTAGGAACAATGCAAAATGTGCGTCATCTCTGGGCCTCCGTGCGACCTAATGGAGATAATCGACCCTACAACCTCAATCGATTGGAATTACGCATCTGTGATCTCGTGACCAATCCTATTGCCCTACTGGCCATTATTGCCCTGCTGGAAGCCCGTCTGATGCAAATGTTGGCGGATCCTTCTCTAGATCCTCTCCAACAAAGTCAGTTATCACCAACGGAATTGTTAACCTTGACCGATGCCAATGAAGTCGCTGCCGCCCAGCATAGTTTAGATGCAACCCTGTTGCACTGGCAGGATGGTCATCCTCTTTTAGCCAGGGATTGGATCAGTGAACTTTATGAAACGGTTTATCCTTTGGCTAAACAACAAGGCTTTAGTTGCTTTCTGTCGCCGCTTAAATCTATTCTTCGCCAAGGCAATACGGCTCAACAGTGGTTAAGTCAGTATGAGATGGGTTTTTCCCTGAACCAAATTTTAGAGCAGGCCATTTTGGGGCTAGAAACCGAAGAGGCCTCCCTGGAAGATTATCTTTGTCAAGCCTGGGGAGTGGTCTAA
- a CDS encoding insulinase family protein: MTLLIHSPAIAKDVAPTSPATPLHYTDLKFPPLPEIQIPKYVRYQLENGLVVYLMQDRQLPLVRGTALFRTGSRLEPANKVGLADITGTTMRTGGTLTRSADELNKLLEQRAAAIETSMGTSSGSASFDTLSKDTETVFQLFADVIQNPAFTVDKIDLAKNQLKGAIARRNDDPDDIASREFSKLIYGATSPYARTIEYSTLNAISRNDIVNFHQTYIRPDTAILGIVGDFDLEPMKALVSQYFGNWQVNTPKPDLPVPTANQKQTEAAFLVDQPQLTQSNILLGQLGGKFNSPDYPALSVMNGVLNGFGGRLFNNIRSKQGLAYSVYGSWNAGYDYPGLFIAGGQTRTDTTIPFVQSLLKEIERIRTTSVTPEELAYAKESILNSFVFKFENPSQTLTRLMTYEYYDYPPSFIFDYQKQIKATTAADVQRVANQYLQPDKILTLIVGNGKVLQPNLKDLGEKVQTIDITIPDPPKS; encoded by the coding sequence TTGACACTTCTGATTCATAGCCCAGCGATCGCCAAGGATGTTGCTCCTACTTCTCCTGCCACTCCACTGCATTATACCGATCTCAAATTTCCGCCTCTACCGGAAATCCAAATTCCTAAGTATGTTCGCTATCAGTTAGAGAATGGTTTGGTTGTGTATCTAATGCAAGATCGTCAATTACCCTTAGTCCGAGGCACGGCTCTATTTCGGACGGGTTCGCGTCTTGAACCGGCCAACAAAGTGGGATTAGCCGATATAACGGGAACCACCATGCGGACGGGAGGAACCCTTACTCGTAGTGCAGATGAGTTAAATAAATTATTGGAGCAACGAGCGGCGGCCATCGAAACCAGTATGGGAACCTCTTCAGGTTCTGCCAGCTTTGACACCTTAAGTAAGGATACAGAAACGGTCTTTCAACTATTTGCCGATGTTATTCAAAATCCGGCCTTTACCGTCGATAAAATTGACCTCGCCAAAAATCAACTCAAAGGCGCGATCGCCCGTCGCAATGATGATCCCGATGATATTGCAAGTCGAGAATTTAGTAAGCTCATCTACGGAGCCACTAGTCCCTATGCTCGTACCATTGAATATTCAACCCTGAACGCGATTAGCCGTAACGATATCGTCAATTTTCATCAGACCTATATTCGACCCGATACCGCCATTTTAGGGATTGTCGGAGATTTTGATCTCGAACCAATGAAGGCTTTAGTAAGCCAATATTTTGGCAATTGGCAAGTTAATACACCTAAACCTGATTTACCGGTTCCGACAGCCAATCAAAAACAAACCGAGGCAGCTTTTTTAGTTGATCAGCCCCAATTAACCCAAAGTAATATTTTGTTGGGACAGCTGGGCGGCAAATTTAATAGTCCAGACTATCCGGCTTTAAGTGTCATGAATGGGGTTTTAAATGGCTTTGGTGGCCGATTGTTTAACAATATTCGTTCAAAACAAGGCTTGGCCTATTCCGTCTATGGTTCTTGGAATGCTGGCTATGATTATCCAGGCCTGTTTATCGCCGGTGGCCAGACTCGCACCGATACCACAATTCCTTTTGTCCAATCTTTACTTAAGGAAATTGAGCGTATTCGTACCACTTCAGTCACGCCAGAGGAATTAGCCTACGCTAAGGAATCTATTCTCAATTCCTTTGTCTTTAAATTTGAAAATCCTAGTCAAACCCTGACTCGATTGATGACCTACGAATACTATGATTATCCCCCCAGTTTTATCTTTGATTATCAAAAACAGATAAAAGCCACAACAGCAGCAGATGTTCAACGAGTTGCCAATCAGTATCTACAACCGGATAAAATTCTGACCCTGATTGTCGGGAATGGAAAGGTCCTTCAACCTAATTTAAAAGATTTAGGGGAAAAGGTTCAGACCATCGATATCACGATTCCCGATCCGCCCAAATCTTAA
- a CDS encoding tRNA (cytidine(34)-2'-O)-methyltransferase has product MLKIVLINPQIPPNTGNIARTCAAMASELHLVGPLGFELSDRYLKRAGLDYWPQVNLHYHLDLQAFQAHWQTLGGNLIGFSVAGGQNYLSYHYQASDWLVFGSETDGLPSELREKCKELLYIPMPQPVVRSLNLSVSVAIGLFEAYRQLEYSPQSLP; this is encoded by the coding sequence ATGCTGAAAATAGTCTTAATTAACCCCCAAATTCCGCCTAATACGGGGAATATTGCCCGAACTTGTGCTGCAATGGCTTCAGAATTGCATCTGGTTGGCCCTTTAGGCTTTGAATTGAGCGATCGCTATTTGAAGCGGGCTGGTCTAGATTATTGGCCCCAGGTCAATCTTCACTATCACCTTGATCTGCAAGCATTTCAAGCCCATTGGCAGACCTTAGGCGGAAACCTCATTGGCTTTAGTGTGGCAGGCGGGCAAAACTATTTATCATACCACTATCAAGCCTCCGATTGGTTAGTCTTTGGCAGTGAAACGGATGGACTACCTAGTGAGTTACGAGAGAAATGTAAAGAATTGCTTTATATTCCCATGCCTCAACCGGTTGTTCGCAGTCTCAATCTCTCTGTAAGCGTGGCGATCGGATTATTTGAAGCATACCGACAACTTGAATATTCCCCTCAAAGCCTTCCCTGA
- a CDS encoding CRISPR-associated endonuclease Cas3'', translating into MISKSKPQLSGALRISRLPHQGQTQTVKDHLLETGAIAARNLEHLSQINLLVISLAQTAGHWHDLGKFSNEWQSYLNQGIPKKSPGHAKQGAILAFQQKCYPVASAILGHHAGLHNWTNVDSLQEKLKNKSDWDGIKAIAEQEFSPEFFQAPDYSLKDSKNEISKDELLTRIIFSALIDADHESVARFMGTWQEPQTVSLETIRDRFENYVQKLTKNSESSPINQIRTDIYQTCRQSALNEPGFFRLSTPTGGGKTLSAMIFALDHAIHNQQNRIIYCPPYTSIIEQSADIYRQACGEDVVLEHHSGVIFENEEELKNYEIASQRWDYPIIVTTTVQFFESLFSRHPSQCRKVHRITNSVIVLDEIQVLPEKYLAPIMQILRELVEDWHCTVVFCSATQPWYGVLKPPTFEDIIPPQKRDQHFAILGQRVHYHYQPTPWTWEDLLRDIQQNQHPNALIVVSRKKAAKTGFEALSLLGNCYHLSTNLYAQHRRQIIQEIKQRLKEKLPTFLISTQLVEAGVDLDFDAGYRLITGLDSIIQTAGRINRNHRPSSSPLTIFDLENCERLPSDRQRILYTQKKLEDLQKQNKIQALDQEENCSGYFKTLFTAKHTQSSNQVNNFDEEDINSKRLNYEFKKVSEAFKLIEENNKIDVIITRDRRASELINKLKSDNFLNQKEWRELYQYSVSVTTAIAQAKGEIINQNVCLWKGDYDQSLGLISTN; encoded by the coding sequence ATGATAAGTAAAAGCAAACCTCAGTTATCTGGGGCTTTGAGGATTTCAAGACTCCCTCATCAGGGACAAACCCAAACCGTCAAAGACCATCTCCTCGAAACAGGAGCGATCGCCGCCAGGAACCTAGAACATCTGAGCCAAATTAACCTGCTTGTTATTTCCCTCGCTCAGACCGCAGGCCACTGGCACGATTTGGGTAAATTCAGCAACGAATGGCAAAGCTATCTCAACCAAGGGATTCCCAAAAAGTCCCCTGGCCATGCCAAACAGGGCGCGATTCTAGCCTTTCAACAAAAATGCTATCCCGTCGCCAGTGCGATCCTGGGTCATCATGCCGGTTTGCACAATTGGACAAATGTCGATAGTTTGCAAGAAAAACTCAAAAATAAGTCTGATTGGGATGGGATTAAGGCGATCGCCGAGCAAGAATTTTCCCCCGAATTTTTTCAAGCTCCCGACTACAGCTTGAAGGATTCTAAAAATGAAATCTCTAAAGATGAACTACTAACTCGCATTATTTTTTCTGCCCTCATTGATGCCGATCACGAAAGTGTGGCCCGTTTTATGGGAACTTGGCAAGAACCGCAAACTGTTAGTTTAGAAACTATCCGCGATCGTTTTGAAAATTACGTTCAAAAATTAACGAAAAACTCGGAATCTAGCCCCATTAATCAGATTAGAACCGACATTTATCAAACCTGTCGTCAGTCAGCCTTAAATGAGCCAGGCTTCTTTCGACTCAGTACACCGACTGGGGGCGGAAAAACTCTCAGTGCCATGATTTTCGCTCTGGATCATGCCATTCACAATCAACAAAATCGGATTATTTATTGTCCACCTTATACCAGTATTATCGAACAATCTGCTGATATTTACCGTCAAGCCTGCGGTGAAGATGTTGTCTTAGAACACCATAGTGGCGTAATTTTTGAGAACGAAGAAGAATTAAAAAATTATGAAATAGCGTCTCAACGTTGGGATTATCCCATTATTGTCACTACCACCGTTCAATTCTTTGAAAGTTTGTTCAGTCGTCACCCTAGCCAATGTCGAAAAGTTCACCGTATCACCAACAGCGTTATTGTTCTAGATGAAATTCAAGTTTTGCCCGAAAAATATCTCGCTCCGATCATGCAAATATTACGTGAATTGGTGGAAGATTGGCATTGCACCGTTGTTTTTTGTTCCGCAACTCAGCCTTGGTACGGTGTATTAAAACCACCCACTTTTGAAGATATTATCCCTCCGCAAAAACGCGACCAACATTTTGCTATTCTTGGCCAACGAGTTCACTATCATTATCAGCCGACTCCTTGGACTTGGGAAGATTTACTAAGAGATATTCAACAAAATCAACACCCAAATGCCCTGATTGTCGTTAGCCGTAAAAAAGCAGCTAAAACAGGATTTGAGGCTCTTTCTCTGCTCGGCAATTGTTATCATCTTAGCACTAATTTATATGCTCAACACCGCCGCCAAATTATTCAAGAAATTAAACAACGCCTCAAGGAAAAATTGCCCACTTTTTTGATTAGTACCCAGTTAGTTGAAGCGGGAGTTGATCTTGATTTTGATGCAGGCTATCGTCTGATTACAGGTCTAGATTCTATTATTCAAACCGCAGGTCGTATTAATCGCAATCATCGCCCCTCAAGTTCTCCGTTAACTATTTTTGACCTAGAAAATTGTGAAAGATTACCCAGCGATCGCCAACGAATACTTTATACTCAAAAAAAACTAGAAGATTTACAAAAACAAAATAAAATTCAAGCCTTGGATCAAGAGGAAAATTGTTCGGGCTATTTTAAAACCTTATTTACGGCTAAACATACTCAGTCCTCTAACCAAGTCAACAATTTTGATGAAGAAGATATTAACTCTAAAAGATTAAATTATGAGTTTAAAAAGGTTAGTGAGGCCTTTAAACTAATTGAAGAAAATAACAAAATTGATGTCATTATTACCCGCGATCGCCGTGCTTCTGAACTGATTAATAAACTTAAGTCAGATAACTTTCTCAATCAAAAAGAATGGCGTGAACTTTATCAATATTCCGTTAGTGTGACAACCGCGATCGCCCAAGCCAAGGGGGAAATCATCAATCAGAATGTTTGCCTATGGAAAGGTGATTATGATCAGTCTCTTGGTCTTATTTCGACAAATTAG